The segment GAGGGGCCTGCCGCCATACCAGAGGGCCGAGAAACCCAAAAAACCTGCCGCTCAGTAACGCCGGATCAGTCCGACGAGCTTGCCCTGCACCTTGACGCGGTCCGGCCCGAAGATGCGCGTCTCGTAGGCCGGATTGGCGGCTTCCAGTGCGATCGAGGCACCTTTGCGGCGGAATCGCTTCAGCGTCGCTTCTTCCTCGTCGACCAGAGCGACAATGATCTCACCAGGCTGGGCCGTGTCGGCGTTGCGGATGATGACCGTGTCGCCGTCGAAGATGCCGGCCTCGATCATCGAATCACCCTTGACCTCCAGCGCGTAGTGCGTGCCGCCGGTGATCATGTCCGGTGGCACCGAGATCGAATGGGTCTGGTGCTGGATGGCGTCGATCGGCACACCGGCAGCAATGCGGCCCATCACCGGTATGGAGACGGTGGCAACGACGTCGTCGTCATTGCCGGCCGCACGCATGCGCGACGGCGCCGGCTTGATCTGGCGTCCGAGGCCGCCCTGCCCAAGGCTGCCCTGAATGACGCTCGGCGAGAATTTGCGCGCCGCATTGAGGCCCGGCGCGATCGAATCGGGCAGGCGCAGCACCTCCAGCGCGCGGGCGCGGTTGGGCAGGCGGCGAATGAAACCGCGCTCCTCCAGCGCCGTGATCAGCCGATGGATACCCGATTTGGAGGCGAGGTCGAGCGCTTCCTTCATCTCGTCGAACGAGGGCGGAATGCCGCTTTCCTTCAGCCGCTCGTGGATGAACATCAGCAGTTCATGTTGTTTGCGTGTCAGCATCGCGACCCCCAATAGAATCAGAAAAACAAACCCAGAACAAACACTATCTGTTCCAGTTGTGTTCCGCAACCATTTAAAGTTTAATGAATGCGTTGACGTTTTGTTCAGCGTAGCATCAGCACGCTGCAGGCGGCGCCCGCTTCGGCTGCGGGAGCGAATGGCTCGCGCACGATCAGTCCGTTGGCGTCGGCCAGCATTCTGAGCATCGAGGAATCCTGGATACTGAACGGCATTGCCTCAAGCGTGCCAGCTTCTTCCTTAACCACCGCGCGTACATAGTCCTGCCTGAGATCGTTGGCCGGCATGGCGGCGCCGAGCCGCGCCTGACGCATGTCCTGGCGGAAGGCGCGGCCGCCGAGCCGCGCCAGCAGAGGCTTCAGAAAGAGCTGCGTGCAGACCAGGCTGGCCACCGGATTGCCGGGCAGGCCGATGCAGCGGATGTCGCCCAGCCGCCCGAACATCAGTGGCTTGCCGGGCCGCATGGCGATTTTCCAGAAATCGAGCGCCATGCCTTCGCCGGTCAGCACGTCATGGACGAGGTCGTGGTCGCCGACCGAGGCGCCGCCCAGCGTGACGACGACGTCGGCGCCTGCGTCGACCGCTTTTTTCACCAGCGCGGCGATCGCCTCCTTGCGGTCGGGGGCGATGCCGAGATCGAGTGCGCAGGCGCCGACCGAGCGGACAGCGGCGGCGACGCCATA is part of the Mesorhizobium sp. L-2-11 genome and harbors:
- the lexA gene encoding transcriptional repressor LexA; protein product: MLTRKQHELLMFIHERLKESGIPPSFDEMKEALDLASKSGIHRLITALEERGFIRRLPNRARALEVLRLPDSIAPGLNAARKFSPSVIQGSLGQGGLGRQIKPAPSRMRAAGNDDDVVATVSIPVMGRIAAGVPIDAIQHQTHSISVPPDMITGGTHYALEVKGDSMIEAGIFDGDTVIIRNADTAQPGEIIVALVDEEEATLKRFRRKGASIALEAANPAYETRIFGPDRVKVQGKLVGLIRRY